A window of Paenibacillus polygoni contains these coding sequences:
- a CDS encoding DUF3397 domain-containing protein: protein MNTIESFLSVLSMLPFFPFLIVYFLVLYYKKQKKVALLTAMDVTTIFLIAAVAALFNNTFDSGFGFYLILILLLIALGLIGSAQTRLKGKIDYKRMFRVVWRMAFVLMGFSYIVLMAFGLFSYIIALM, encoded by the coding sequence TTGAATACAATCGAATCTTTCCTGAGCGTGCTGAGCATGCTCCCTTTTTTTCCGTTTCTCATTGTGTATTTCCTCGTTCTTTATTATAAGAAGCAAAAGAAAGTTGCCCTTCTTACCGCAATGGATGTGACGACAATCTTTCTGATTGCTGCGGTTGCTGCTCTATTTAATAATACATTTGACTCAGGGTTTGGATTCTATTTGATTTTAATCTTGTTACTTATTGCTCTCGGTCTGATCGGAAGTGCCCAAACGAGATTAAAAGGAAAGATTGATTATAAGCGTATGTTCAGGGTCGTTTGGCGCATGGCTTTTGTCTTGATGGGGTTTAGTTACATAGTACTTATGGCCTTTGGATTATTCAGTTACATAATAGCTCTGATGTAA
- a CDS encoding ABC transporter ATP-binding protein, producing MKSNNLIEVEGLKKYFNVGNNRTLKAVDNLNFYIREGETLGMVGESGCGKSTAGRTILRLYEPTAGSVRFNGTDIYKLPPNKMKAMRRDMQMIFQDPYASLNPRFTVADIVGEALDIHNMAGSSKERKKRIEELLDLVGLNADHANRYPHEFSGGQRQRIGIARALAVNPKFIICDEPISALDVSIQAQVVNLLKELQDRLGLTYLFIAHDLSMVKHISDRVAVMYMGKMVELAESDELYANPIHPYTKMLLSAIPIPDPDIEANKKRIIMPQDDAGPISNGKEGQGAKSAYNLDNAKLIEVSKGHFVAEPYA from the coding sequence ATGAAGAGTAACAACTTGATTGAAGTAGAAGGTCTGAAGAAGTATTTTAATGTAGGAAATAATCGCACACTCAAAGCGGTAGATAACCTGAACTTTTACATTCGTGAAGGAGAGACTCTGGGCATGGTAGGGGAGTCTGGCTGTGGTAAGTCAACAGCGGGTCGTACCATTCTTCGTTTGTATGAGCCGACGGCAGGAAGTGTAAGATTTAACGGAACGGATATTTATAAATTACCTCCGAACAAAATGAAAGCCATGCGCCGAGACATGCAGATGATCTTCCAAGATCCTTATGCATCACTCAATCCGCGGTTTACCGTTGCTGACATTGTTGGAGAAGCGCTTGATATTCACAATATGGCAGGCAGCAGTAAGGAACGTAAGAAACGGATTGAGGAACTTCTTGACCTTGTTGGTCTGAACGCGGATCATGCCAACCGTTATCCTCATGAATTCTCGGGTGGTCAGCGCCAGCGGATCGGTATCGCTCGTGCACTGGCTGTCAATCCAAAGTTCATAATTTGTGATGAGCCGATCTCTGCACTGGATGTATCGATTCAGGCTCAGGTGGTTAACTTGCTCAAAGAACTTCAGGATCGTCTTGGTTTAACTTATCTCTTTATTGCCCATGACCTTTCTATGGTTAAGCATATCAGTGACCGGGTTGCTGTTATGTATATGGGTAAAATGGTAGAACTGGCTGAGAGCGATGAGCTTTATGCCAATCCAATTCATCCATATACCAAAATGTTGTTATCTGCGATTCCGATTCCAGATCCGGATATTGAAGCAAATAAAAAACGTATCATTATGCCGCAAGATGATGCAGGTCCAATAAGTAATGGTAAAGAGGGCCAGGGTGCAAAAAGTGCTTACAACCTCGATAATGCTAAACTTATTGAAGTATCAAAAGGCCATTTTGTAGCTGAACCATACGCTTAA
- a CDS encoding ketopantoate reductase family protein, producing MIDVIGAGALGLLYGGQLAASGESVRLWVRTEEQASELVRNGIHITDPKGQVSKVQVSNLQIDVINRFEEIWQKHPGNLLMIMTKQGAINDVIEVLTSADVDIPIYCFQNGTGHTRKMATALPKATVFAAVTTEGAKRTSKYEVIRAGYGETLLESCKEEQTKAINVMLYFTEALLKAGFTTKSSNEIDKLVYRKLMINAIINPLTSIWRITNGELLHHSYRLQTMKQLYVEAARVYDALSIPYDADLWEQVIQVCRSTASNRSSMCTDVMNGKATEIDAINGSIIAMAKEAGVAAPGHELVYKLVQGMLIEEEV from the coding sequence ATGATTGATGTAATTGGTGCGGGGGCACTGGGACTACTATATGGGGGCCAGCTTGCGGCATCTGGCGAATCGGTCCGTTTATGGGTGAGAACAGAGGAGCAAGCGAGTGAACTCGTGAGGAATGGGATACATATAACGGACCCCAAGGGGCAGGTATCAAAGGTGCAAGTCTCTAATCTACAGATCGATGTGATCAACCGATTTGAAGAGATATGGCAGAAGCATCCGGGAAATCTTCTGATGATCATGACAAAGCAAGGTGCGATCAACGATGTGATTGAGGTGCTGACAAGCGCCGATGTGGATATACCCATTTATTGTTTTCAAAATGGAACAGGGCATACTCGCAAAATGGCTACGGCTTTGCCTAAAGCCACTGTGTTTGCTGCGGTAACTACAGAAGGGGCGAAAAGAACAAGCAAGTATGAAGTGATTCGAGCTGGTTATGGTGAAACTCTCTTAGAGTCATGCAAAGAAGAGCAAACGAAAGCAATAAATGTGATGCTGTATTTTACAGAAGCGTTACTCAAAGCAGGATTTACTACAAAATCGTCGAATGAAATCGATAAGCTGGTATACCGAAAACTGATGATTAACGCGATTATTAATCCCCTTACCTCCATTTGGAGAATTACAAACGGCGAGTTATTACATCATTCCTACCGACTACAGACGATGAAACAATTGTATGTAGAAGCCGCTCGTGTGTATGATGCGCTGTCTATTCCTTATGATGCTGATTTATGGGAACAAGTGATTCAAGTTTGCCGCTCAACCGCAAGTAATCGGTCTTCGATGTGTACAGATGTCATGAATGGGAAAGCAACAGAGATTGATGCAATTAACGGAAGTATCATCGCTATGGCAAAGGAGGCAGGGGTGGCCGCTCCTGGACATGAGCTTGTATATAAATTAGTTCAAGGGATGTTAATAGAGGAGGAAGTGTAA
- a CDS encoding ABC transporter permease, with amino-acid sequence MVRYVINRLVFMLISLFILISATFFLMKAIPGNPFMGEKNVSPEIEARLMEQYGLDKPVFQQYTKYLGDIATGDFGISMKRLNQDVGGIISDTFAVSLKLGAVAIVVAVIVGVLLGMIAAMNHRKIIDNVAMILAVLGIAVPSFVLASLLQFYLAQEAGWFKVMGLNGPLDYVLPVAALSAQPIAFIARLTRSSMLEVLHADYVKTAKAKGLNSVTIMFKHIIRNAILPVVTYVGPMTANIITGSVVIERIFGIGGIGKVFVESITTRDYTMIMGITIFYGIILMVARFITDIAYVIIDPRIKLSNGKEG; translated from the coding sequence ATGGTAAGATACGTGATCAACAGGCTTGTCTTTATGCTGATATCATTATTTATCCTCATCTCCGCAACGTTTTTCTTAATGAAGGCGATTCCGGGTAACCCATTCATGGGGGAGAAAAATGTATCACCTGAGATTGAAGCTAGACTGATGGAGCAATATGGGCTTGATAAGCCGGTTTTTCAACAATATACAAAGTATCTTGGTGATATTGCCACAGGTGACTTTGGTATTTCAATGAAAAGACTTAATCAAGATGTAGGTGGTATTATTAGCGATACATTTGCTGTCTCTCTTAAACTTGGAGCGGTTGCGATCGTAGTTGCTGTCATTGTTGGTGTTTTGTTAGGAATGATTGCAGCTATGAATCATCGCAAAATTATTGATAATGTAGCGATGATATTAGCCGTACTGGGTATCGCGGTACCGAGTTTCGTGCTTGCATCTCTTCTGCAGTTTTATCTAGCTCAAGAGGCCGGCTGGTTCAAGGTAATGGGACTAAACGGACCGCTTGACTATGTTCTTCCTGTCGCAGCGTTATCTGCTCAGCCAATTGCTTTTATTGCAAGGTTAACGCGTTCGAGTATGCTCGAAGTCCTGCATGCAGATTACGTGAAAACGGCGAAGGCGAAAGGTCTTAACAGTGTTACGATTATGTTCAAACATATTATTCGTAACGCGATCCTTCCGGTTGTAACTTATGTGGGCCCAATGACGGCCAATATTATTACAGGATCCGTTGTTATTGAACGTATATTCGGAATCGGCGGGATCGGTAAAGTATTCGTTGAAAGTATTACAACTCGTGATTATACGATGATTATGGGAATTACGATTTTCTACGGAATTATCTTAATGGTAGCGCGCTTTATTACAGATATCGCTTATGTCATTATTGATCCGCGTATCAAATTATCCAATGGGAAGGAGGGCTAG
- a CDS encoding ABC transporter ATP-binding protein, whose product MDSLLQVKDLNVSFKVRDGEVKAVRGMNFEIGKGETVAIVGESGSGKSVTAQTIMRLIPSPPSIINKGEIIFQGQDLLKKTNRQMEAIRGKDIGMIFQDPMTSLNPTIKIGHQITEVLIKHQKMSKEKAKKEAITMLKMVGIKNAEARFNQYPHEFSGGMRQRAMIAIALACKPALLIADEPTTALDVTIQAQIMDVMKEMQDKLGTSIILITHDLGVVAGIADRVIVMYAGEVVETGTKYEIFKNPQHPYTRGLMRSMPRLDQKKDEPLIPIVGTPPDLIKPPVGCPFAARCDSAMSICQKVDPAATVFSDTHSARCWEHHPMAKEVHSS is encoded by the coding sequence ATGGATTCGTTGTTACAGGTTAAAGATCTTAACGTTTCTTTTAAAGTGAGAGACGGAGAGGTGAAAGCTGTTCGCGGCATGAACTTTGAGATTGGCAAAGGGGAGACAGTTGCGATCGTAGGTGAATCAGGTAGTGGTAAAAGTGTAACAGCTCAAACCATTATGCGTTTGATTCCGTCTCCACCATCTATCATTAATAAAGGTGAAATTATCTTTCAAGGGCAGGACTTGCTCAAGAAAACAAATAGACAAATGGAAGCAATCCGCGGCAAAGATATCGGAATGATCTTCCAAGATCCCATGACTTCACTGAATCCAACGATCAAAATTGGACATCAGATTACGGAAGTCTTGATTAAGCATCAAAAGATGTCGAAAGAGAAAGCAAAAAAAGAAGCCATTACGATGCTGAAGATGGTAGGAATCAAGAATGCGGAAGCTAGATTTAATCAGTATCCGCATGAGTTCTCCGGCGGTATGCGTCAACGTGCGATGATTGCCATCGCCCTTGCTTGTAAACCTGCTCTTCTTATTGCAGATGAACCGACTACGGCTCTTGATGTAACGATTCAAGCTCAAATTATGGATGTTATGAAAGAGATGCAGGATAAGCTGGGTACATCGATCATTTTGATCACGCATGACCTTGGTGTTGTTGCCGGGATTGCGGACCGCGTTATCGTTATGTATGCAGGTGAAGTGGTAGAAACGGGAACTAAATATGAAATTTTCAAAAATCCGCAGCATCCATACACAAGAGGGCTCATGCGCTCCATGCCTCGTTTGGATCAGAAAAAGGATGAGCCTCTCATTCCTATCGTGGGAACTCCGCCGGATCTGATCAAACCTCCGGTTGGCTGCCCGTTTGCAGCGCGCTGTGATAGTGCAATGAGTATCTGTCAAAAAGTGGACCCAGCCGCTACGGTATTCAGTGATACGCATTCGGCTCGTTGCTGGGAACATCATCCTATGGCGAAGGAGGTACATTCCTCATGA
- the bshC gene encoding bacillithiol biosynthesis cysteine-adding enzyme BshC has translation MNVIPEALRSGSPLAEHYLRYDEAIHHLYEYDFRDAGSYAARAEWLDRTEDTRVDRQDIVRFLRSYNRRLNSHPAVMESIERLAQPNALVISGGQQSGLFTGSLLVIYKAATIIKAAREAEMKLNRPVVPVFWIAGEDHDWDEVDHTYMMTADLNITKVRMPGRYDGRASVSLVSVDRENWLEAIHKLEELLPDTEFKPGLISDIKAAVQDDNLSLSDVFAKMMGQLFGSYGLVLLDSADPELRALEVPIFERMIEDNDALERCYHESAGHVVTSGFGMQAEVTADCANIFYIHEGSRLLLHKENGKFIDRRGYVSFTKTELIDILKQHPERFSNNVLTRPLMQDSLLPVLSTVLGHAEIAYWALTKEAFHRFGLRMPILQPRMSFTILDQHIQKLMDKYDLSFHDIQYAFNDKKDTWLSTLDEFNMNEQFELLKTSFHKLYAPVLEQLNQIEPGLGRLGVTNSSKIEEQISYMQLRTKQAIAQRHDASVKQWDTLDLTLFPMKRPQERVYNVYGYLNRYGTRWLTDLMNIPADLSGHHHILYL, from the coding sequence ATGAATGTAATTCCTGAGGCGCTTCGTAGTGGATCACCACTCGCGGAACATTATTTACGTTACGATGAGGCCATACATCATTTGTACGAATATGATTTTCGTGATGCGGGAAGCTACGCAGCGCGTGCTGAATGGCTGGATCGAACCGAAGATACACGGGTGGATCGCCAAGATATCGTGCGTTTTTTGCGTTCATATAATAGAAGACTAAATTCACATCCCGCAGTAATGGAATCAATTGAGCGTTTGGCACAGCCGAATGCACTTGTCATTTCGGGCGGACAACAAAGCGGACTCTTTACGGGTTCATTACTTGTTATTTATAAGGCCGCAACGATCATTAAGGCTGCAAGAGAAGCTGAAATGAAGCTGAATCGCCCTGTCGTTCCTGTCTTCTGGATTGCAGGTGAAGATCATGACTGGGATGAAGTGGATCATACTTACATGATGACAGCTGATCTAAATATTACGAAGGTAAGAATGCCGGGTCGGTATGATGGAAGAGCATCTGTAAGTTTAGTAAGCGTGGATCGGGAAAACTGGCTTGAAGCGATACATAAGCTGGAAGAACTGCTCCCAGATACTGAGTTTAAACCGGGTCTAATTTCTGATATCAAGGCAGCGGTTCAGGATGATAACCTAAGTCTGAGTGATGTATTCGCTAAAATGATGGGTCAATTGTTTGGTTCTTATGGACTTGTATTGCTGGATTCGGCAGATCCCGAGCTGCGTGCACTCGAAGTTCCTATTTTTGAGCGGATGATTGAAGACAACGATGCTTTGGAACGATGTTATCATGAATCGGCAGGTCATGTCGTAACCAGTGGATTTGGTATGCAGGCTGAGGTAACTGCAGACTGTGCTAATATATTTTATATCCATGAAGGTTCTCGGTTGCTGCTACATAAAGAAAACGGGAAGTTTATCGATCGCAGAGGATACGTTTCTTTTACCAAAACGGAACTCATTGATATATTAAAACAACATCCGGAACGCTTTAGCAACAATGTTCTGACACGGCCGCTGATGCAGGATTCTCTGCTTCCTGTGTTATCTACCGTTCTTGGTCATGCAGAGATTGCCTACTGGGCTCTCACCAAAGAAGCTTTTCACCGTTTTGGGCTCAGAATGCCGATTTTGCAGCCAAGGATGTCTTTTACAATCTTGGATCAGCATATTCAAAAATTAATGGATAAATATGATTTAAGTTTCCATGATATTCAGTATGCTTTTAACGATAAAAAGGACACTTGGCTCAGTACTCTAGACGAATTTAACATGAATGAACAATTTGAATTGTTGAAAACGTCATTCCACAAACTGTATGCTCCCGTACTTGAGCAGCTAAATCAGATTGAGCCGGGGCTAGGCCGACTTGGCGTTACAAACAGCAGCAAGATTGAAGAACAGATTTCCTATATGCAGCTGAGAACAAAACAAGCTATCGCACAGAGGCATGATGCTTCAGTGAAACAATGGGATACACTAGACCTGACCTTATTCCCAATGAAACGTCCGCAAGAAAGAGTCTATAACGTATACGGTTATTTAAATCGCTATGGTACACGCTGGCTTACGGATCTCATGAATATTCCTGCTGATCTTAGCGGCCATCATCATATTCTGTATCTATAA
- a CDS encoding ABC transporter permease: protein MSANQSQIDPNHMQLTPEDFRKIGVDEKQAEVIQRQSVSAMRDAWERLLKNKLAMGSLVILIIIIIMALFAPLLSGYQYDTQDLTKTNQPPSSEFWFGTDDLGRDMWVRTWSGARISLLIGFAAAFIDLAIGVIYGGIMGFYGGRVGELMNKFSEILYSIPYLLVTILLLVVFEPSIGTIILALCITGWINMSWIVRGEIMQLKNREFVLASKSMGANSSRLIFKHLLPNAVGPIIVTLTLSVPSAIFSEAFLSFLGLGVQAPKASLGSMIENALTGWMYYPWRMLFPAGLISLIMLAFNLFGDGLRDALDPKLKK, encoded by the coding sequence ATGTCTGCAAATCAATCTCAAATCGATCCAAACCACATGCAGCTTACACCCGAAGATTTTAGAAAGATCGGGGTAGACGAGAAGCAGGCAGAGGTCATTCAAAGACAAAGTGTCTCTGCTATGCGAGATGCTTGGGAACGCCTTCTGAAAAACAAGCTTGCCATGGGCAGCCTAGTCATCCTCATTATCATTATTATTATGGCTCTCTTTGCTCCACTGTTATCAGGGTACCAATACGATACACAAGATCTTACAAAAACCAACCAACCCCCTTCTTCTGAATTTTGGTTTGGGACGGATGATCTCGGACGCGACATGTGGGTACGTACCTGGTCTGGTGCAAGGATTTCACTGCTCATTGGTTTTGCAGCAGCATTTATTGACCTTGCGATCGGTGTAATCTACGGCGGTATCATGGGATTCTATGGCGGACGTGTCGGAGAACTCATGAATAAATTCTCTGAAATCTTATATTCGATCCCTTACTTGCTAGTAACGATTCTACTACTTGTCGTATTTGAACCTAGTATAGGTACGATTATATTAGCTTTATGTATCACGGGCTGGATTAATATGTCCTGGATTGTACGCGGTGAGATTATGCAGCTGAAGAACCGGGAGTTCGTTCTGGCTTCCAAATCCATGGGTGCTAATTCTTCTAGACTTATTTTCAAACATTTATTGCCAAATGCAGTAGGTCCTATTATCGTTACACTTACGCTTTCTGTACCAAGTGCCATCTTTAGTGAAGCATTCCTAAGTTTCTTGGGTCTTGGTGTACAAGCTCCTAAGGCTTCTCTTGGTTCAATGATTGAGAATGCACTGACAGGATGGATGTACTATCCTTGGCGGATGTTGTTCCCAGCAGGTCTTATCAGTTTGATTATGCTTGCGTTCAACTTGTTTGGTGATGGGCTTCGTGATGCACTTGATCCAAAATTGAAAAAATAG
- a CDS encoding peptide ABC transporter substrate-binding protein yields the protein MKRKSLLVLLTLVLAFGTVLAACGSDNSNDSSQGDGSSTPTEQVLRINLSAEPPTFDPALAQDSQTNTVLKTMYEGLVRMDSEGNVISGVAEDWEISEDGLIYKFNLRDDAKWSNGDAVTANDFVFAWKRVLDPATSPAPPYSYQLYYISGAEEYNKGELTDFSKVGIEAEDEHTLKVTLKNPTPYFLGLTSFYTYYPVHQSVVGNDKWATNKDSMITNGAFTLTQWTTGQKIEVTKNEQYWDKDNIKLSKIDMSLTPSGATELSSYRGGELDYAGAPNGEIPTDQIPGVSKELPEEFHSTGIASTYYYMFNTTAEPFQNAKIRKAFAMALNRQSIVDNVTLGGQIPAYGFVPPGIKGESAQFREEVKDTGYFQENADEAKKLLEEGMKEEGYTTLPKITLIYNSSEAHQKLAVAAANMWKTVLGVEVATQNQEWGVFLETRNNLNYQISRAGWSADYNDPMTFMDIWTTGNGNNDSGYANPEYDALIKKAAEERDLAKRNEYFAQAEKILIQDDMVIAPVYYYTNVSLTKPNLKGVSLDFSGAIDFTRAYLENK from the coding sequence ATGAAGAGGAAAAGTTTGCTAGTCCTTTTGACGCTTGTTCTTGCATTTGGTACCGTACTTGCAGCGTGCGGTTCAGATAATAGCAATGATAGCAGTCAAGGTGATGGTTCTTCCACACCAACAGAACAGGTTTTAAGAATTAACTTGAGCGCTGAACCACCAACTTTTGACCCTGCTCTTGCGCAAGACAGCCAAACGAACACCGTTTTGAAAACGATGTATGAAGGCCTTGTTCGTATGGACTCTGAAGGCAATGTAATTTCAGGTGTAGCTGAAGATTGGGAAATTTCCGAAGATGGACTGATCTACAAGTTCAATCTTCGTGACGATGCTAAATGGAGCAACGGCGACGCAGTAACAGCAAATGACTTTGTATTTGCTTGGAAACGCGTACTTGATCCTGCAACCTCCCCAGCGCCTCCGTATTCCTATCAACTTTACTACATTAGTGGTGCAGAGGAATACAATAAAGGCGAATTAACAGATTTCTCCAAAGTCGGTATTGAAGCTGAGGACGAGCATACTTTGAAAGTTACTCTGAAAAATCCGACTCCTTATTTCTTGGGTCTGACTTCATTCTATACTTATTATCCGGTTCACCAATCGGTAGTAGGTAATGATAAATGGGCAACTAACAAAGATTCAATGATCACTAACGGTGCATTCACGCTTACCCAGTGGACAACAGGACAAAAAATTGAGGTAACAAAGAACGAACAATATTGGGATAAAGATAATATCAAACTTTCAAAAATCGATATGTCTTTGACACCTAGCGGTGCAACAGAGCTATCCTCTTATAGAGGCGGAGAACTTGATTATGCTGGAGCTCCTAACGGCGAAATCCCTACTGACCAAATTCCAGGCGTAAGTAAAGAATTGCCAGAGGAATTCCATTCTACTGGTATTGCAAGCACTTACTATTATATGTTTAATACAACGGCTGAGCCGTTCCAAAATGCAAAAATCCGTAAAGCTTTCGCAATGGCACTAAATCGTCAATCCATTGTTGATAATGTAACCCTTGGCGGACAAATTCCTGCTTACGGTTTTGTACCACCAGGTATTAAAGGTGAATCAGCACAGTTCCGTGAGGAAGTAAAAGATACAGGATACTTCCAAGAGAATGCAGATGAAGCGAAGAAATTGCTAGAAGAAGGTATGAAAGAAGAAGGATACACGACTCTTCCTAAGATTACTTTGATCTATAACTCGAGTGAAGCTCACCAAAAATTGGCGGTAGCTGCTGCGAATATGTGGAAAACTGTTCTTGGTGTAGAAGTAGCTACACAAAACCAAGAGTGGGGCGTATTCCTAGAAACTCGTAACAACCTTAACTATCAAATCTCGCGTGCAGGTTGGTCTGCTGACTATAATGATCCAATGACATTCATGGATATTTGGACAACAGGTAACGGTAATAATGATTCTGGTTATGCGAATCCTGAATATGATGCTTTGATTAAGAAAGCGGCAGAGGAAAGAGATCTAGCTAAACGTAATGAGTACTTCGCACAAGCTGAAAAAATCTTGATTCAAGATGATATGGTTATTGCACCGGTGTACTATTATACGAATGTGTCACTCACTAAACCTAATCTTAAAGGTGTGAGCCTTGACTTTAGCGGAGCGATTGATTTCACCAGAGCTTATCTTGAGAACAAGTAA
- a CDS encoding adenosylhomocysteinase, which produces MTTEALRNSIVADMGLAPEGHLKIDWVEAHMPVLNRVRKEFEADLPFKGLNITICLHLEAKTAYLAKVIQAGGANVTITGSNPLSTQDDVCAALVEDGITVFAKYNPDPAEYKQLIINALETKPDFIIDDGGDLVTILHSERPELLETIRGGAEETTTGIIKLKALEKEGVLKLPMVAVNDAYCKYLFDNRYGTGQSAFDGIIRTTNLVVAGSTVVVVGYGWCGKGVAMRAKGLGANVIVTEVDPIKAVEAHMDGFQVMPMIEAAKRGNFFITVTGNKDVITGEHYDVMKDGAVLANAGHFDVEVNKPELAKRAVSIRTVRKNIEEYRFADGRKMYLLAEGRLVNLAAADGHPAEIMDTTFALQALGLRYVRENHETLDRAVIKVPYEIDEKVARYKLDSLGITLDTLTEKQKAYLDSWNA; this is translated from the coding sequence ATGACTACGGAAGCACTGAGAAATAGTATTGTTGCAGATATGGGGCTTGCTCCAGAAGGACATCTCAAAATTGATTGGGTAGAAGCTCACATGCCGGTTCTTAACCGGGTGCGCAAAGAATTTGAGGCGGATTTGCCTTTTAAAGGCCTGAATATTACGATTTGTCTTCATCTTGAAGCAAAAACAGCTTACCTTGCGAAAGTCATTCAAGCGGGCGGAGCAAATGTAACCATTACAGGAAGCAACCCGCTGTCCACACAAGATGATGTATGTGCAGCCCTTGTTGAGGATGGGATCACGGTATTTGCTAAATACAATCCTGACCCAGCTGAATATAAGCAGTTGATTATTAATGCACTGGAAACAAAACCGGATTTCATCATTGATGATGGCGGGGATCTGGTTACAATCCTTCATTCAGAGAGACCTGAGCTGCTTGAAACCATTCGAGGCGGTGCAGAAGAAACGACAACCGGGATTATTAAGTTAAAAGCCCTCGAAAAAGAGGGAGTGCTGAAACTTCCGATGGTTGCGGTTAATGACGCATACTGTAAATATCTTTTCGACAATCGTTATGGCACAGGACAATCTGCATTTGATGGCATTATTCGGACAACGAATCTTGTCGTAGCAGGCAGTACCGTAGTTGTTGTGGGATATGGATGGTGTGGTAAAGGTGTGGCTATGCGTGCAAAAGGACTCGGAGCGAATGTGATTGTCACCGAAGTAGACCCGATTAAAGCGGTTGAGGCTCACATGGATGGATTCCAAGTTATGCCGATGATCGAAGCAGCGAAACGGGGGAACTTCTTCATTACCGTTACAGGGAACAAAGATGTGATCACAGGAGAGCACTATGATGTGATGAAAGACGGAGCGGTTCTAGCGAATGCAGGCCACTTTGATGTGGAAGTGAACAAACCTGAACTTGCTAAACGTGCCGTTTCCATCCGTACGGTTCGTAAAAATATTGAAGAATACCGCTTTGCAGATGGCAGAAAAATGTATCTTCTCGCTGAAGGTCGTCTGGTTAACCTCGCAGCAGCAGATGGGCATCCAGCAGAAATTATGGATACTACATTTGCGCTGCAAGCGCTCGGACTTCGTTATGTAAGAGAAAATCATGAAACACTTGATCGTGCTGTCATTAAAGTCCCTTATGAGATTGATGAGAAAGTAGCAAGGTACAAACTGGATAGTCTAGGTATTACCCTTGATACACTGACAGAGAAACAAAAAGCTTATCTCGATAGCTGGAATGCATAA
- the mraZ gene encoding division/cell wall cluster transcriptional repressor MraZ: MFMGEFQHSIDDKGRIIIPAKFREPLGPSFVITRGLDQCLFVYPMEEWVIMEQKLKALPLMKSDARAFTRFFFSGATECELDKQGRVNLPPSLRDYAKMDKECVVLGVSNRVEIWSKGIWEQYYSQSEETFNDIAEKLVDFNFEF; encoded by the coding sequence ATGTTTATGGGGGAGTTCCAACATAGCATTGACGATAAAGGCCGAATCATTATTCCGGCTAAATTCCGCGAACCTCTTGGACCTAGCTTTGTGATCACTCGAGGCTTAGACCAGTGTCTGTTTGTGTACCCGATGGAAGAATGGGTGATTATGGAACAGAAACTTAAAGCTCTTCCGCTGATGAAATCCGATGCACGTGCATTTACACGCTTTTTTTTCTCAGGAGCGACAGAATGCGAACTCGACAAACAGGGCAGGGTAAATTTACCGCCAAGCTTGCGAGATTACGCCAAGATGGACAAGGAATGTGTCGTTCTTGGTGTTTCGAATCGGGTGGAGATCTGGAGCAAAGGCATTTGGGAACAATACTACAGCCAATCTGAAGAAACGTTTAATGATATTGCCGAAAAGCTGGTCGATTTTAATTTTGAATTTTAA